Proteins co-encoded in one Nicotiana sylvestris chromosome 7, ASM39365v2, whole genome shotgun sequence genomic window:
- the LOC104223854 gene encoding protein PTST homolog 3, chloroplastic isoform X6: MYVYRDGPHSWQYLTKGKTSRTLLEEEVINFSGSFSQPPSYQTMMSAVKRMALLKKLEMNRQDGKMIDMAHDVSLPSEASAVADYTNDANNDSMLKSDEQNSSVQEPSRYSSLEEKVANFIQNGELDSVEDIGFEIFNERGSEQVEGSVVGQNVVKTESTTPNGNGAETFNGNSMPRSTQHVEHPSGQSFRIRNNSLSTEELTMAEGRNSADVEPQKVENQAEINRLKFMLHQKELELTQLKQQIEEEKRLLSILQIKAEREISEAQKLISEKDAELDATEDSLSGLKEVELQYLVDGESVEVAGSFNGWHHKIKMDLEASSTIIDPIDQEASSDIVDPIGTRKPRLWKTVLWLYPGIYEIKFVVDGHWTTDPQMESVTRGAIHNNVLRVDR; this comes from the exons GCAAGACCTCGCGAACATTGTTAGAAGAAGAGGTTATAAACTTCTCAGGGAGCTTCTCTCAACCTCCAAGCTACCAAACTATGATGAGTGCAGTGAAGAGGATGGCCTTGTTGAAAAAATTGGAGATGAATC GTCAGGATGGAAAGATGATAGACATGGCTCATGATGTTTCCTTACCAAGTGAAGCTTCTGCAGTAGCTGACTACACGAATGATGCAAACAATGACAGTATGCTGAAGTCTGATGAGCAAAATTCTAGTGTTCAAGAACCTTCACGCTATTCCTCCTTGGAAGAAAAGGTGGCCAATTTTATTCAGAATGGAGAACTGGATAGTGTAGAGG ATATTGGCTTCGAAATTTTCAATGAAAGAGGTTCCGAGCAAGTGGAGGGATCTGTTGTAGGACAGAATGTTGTAAAAACAGAATCTACTACTCCTAACGGTAATGGCGCTGAGACATTTAATGGAAATTCCATGCCACGATCAACCCAGCATGTTGAACATCCTAGTGGGCAGAGTTTCCGAATAAG GAATAATAGCCTTTCAACTGAAGAGTTAACCATGGCTGAAGGGAGAAATAGTGCTGATGTTGAG CCCCAAAAAGTGGAGAATCAAGCTGAAATTAATCGTCTCAAGTTCATGCTG CATCAGAAGGAGCTGGAGTTAACTCAATTGAAGCAGCAGATTGAAGAGGAAAAG CGCTTACTgtctattttgcaaatcaaagcCGAAAGAGAAATCAGCGAAGCACAAAAACTAATTTCGGAAAAAGATGCAGAGCTAGATGCCACTGAAGATAGCCTTTCAGGACTGAAGGAG GTTGAACTTCAATATTTGGTGGATGGGGAAAGTGTTGAGGTGGCTGGCAGCTTCAACGGGTGGCATCATAAAATAAAAATGGATCTAGAAGCATCATCCACTATCATCGATCCCATTGACCAAGAAGCATCATCAGATATCGTAGATCCCATTGGCACGAG GAAACCTCGACTTTGGAAAACCGTGTTATGGCTGTATCCAGGGATATATGAG ATAAAATTCGTTGTTGATGGCCACTGGACAACTGATCCCCAAATGGAGTCTGTTACAAGAGGTGCAATACACAATAATGTACTACGAGTTGATAGATGA